One genomic segment of Arachis duranensis cultivar V14167 chromosome 4, aradu.V14167.gnm2.J7QH, whole genome shotgun sequence includes these proteins:
- the LOC110279954 gene encoding uncharacterized protein LOC110279954 isoform X1: protein MSWRVQKIRPEVPPLLPSSRSWFLWIPIYSKDLPTESETVIPYVHSMKQAHKILRTVISPRLICSKLLRYLQQLQLGQWQLTILGWPQIRSINVLLVEIHLCIFQHGCLHLGICLQVCDHDCRILPWHYYL, encoded by the exons ATGTCTTGGCGCGTGCAGAAGATAAGGCCAGAGGTTCCTCCGCTTCTTCCCAGCAGCAGATCCTGGTTCTTATGGATACCCATTTATAGCAAA GACTTACCAACTGAATCTGAAACTGTGATTCCCTATGTTCACTCCATGAAACAAGCTCACAAGATTTTGAGGACAGTTATAAGCCCAAGACTGATTTGCTCAAAGCTGTTGCGGTATTTGCAGCAGCTGCAACTGGGGCAGTGGCAATTAACCATTCTTGGGTGGCCGCAAATCAGGTCTATCAATGTCCTCTTAGTTGAAATTCACTTGTGTATATTTCAGCATGGGTGTTTGCATTTGGGAATATGTTTACAAGTCTGTGACCATGACTGCAGGATCTTGCCATGGCATTACTATTTGTAA
- the LOC110279954 gene encoding uncharacterized protein LOC110279954 isoform X2: MDFTVSDSIVFNENNLIAEDISKLEDAFKQLLSFFREMGLWTLLEGFLLLANALEILNEDRFLAPKGWGLSDFSSGWTKYFKGELIGLIYATQYLKVPLILLNSICIILKFISG; the protein is encoded by the exons ATGGACTTTACAGTTAGTGATTCCATTGTAttcaatgaaaataatttgattgcTGAAGATATCTCTAAACTAGAAGATGCGTTTAAGCAGCTATTATCATTTTTCAG GGAAATGGGTTTGTGGACATTACTTGAGGGGTTCCTGCTTCTTGCAAATGCACTAGAGATACTAAATGAGGACCGATTTCTGGCACCTAAAGGATGGGGCTTATCTGATTTTTCAAGTGGTTGGACAAAATATTTCAAAGGCGAGCTCATAGGTCTTATTTACGCAACTCAATACCTAAAAGTTCCTCTCATACTTCTCAACTCCATCTGCatcattttgaaatttatttctgGATAA
- the LOC110279954 gene encoding uncharacterized protein LOC110279954 isoform X3 — translation MGLWTLLEGFLLLANALEILNEDRFLAPKGWGLSDFSSGWTKYFKGELIGLIYATQYLKVPLILLNSICIILKFISG, via the coding sequence ATGGGTTTGTGGACATTACTTGAGGGGTTCCTGCTTCTTGCAAATGCACTAGAGATACTAAATGAGGACCGATTTCTGGCACCTAAAGGATGGGGCTTATCTGATTTTTCAAGTGGTTGGACAAAATATTTCAAAGGCGAGCTCATAGGTCTTATTTACGCAACTCAATACCTAAAAGTTCCTCTCATACTTCTCAACTCCATCTGCatcattttgaaatttatttctgGATAA